In Oncorhynchus gorbuscha isolate QuinsamMale2020 ecotype Even-year linkage group LG08, OgorEven_v1.0, whole genome shotgun sequence, one genomic interval encodes:
- the LOC124042254 gene encoding interferon-induced protein with tetratricopeptide repeats 1-like — protein sequence MSFSCPTKRMAQNSLKIKLQGLECHFTWKLDDSRSKLESLRETLIDIISSEGVHCSWTGHLYNLLAYLHHALGSTEDALQCLKKAEEAIRLNSPDDVELSLVVHYGNLAWVHYHQGELTESQTYVEKVGRLLRDNPSPCPVVVWGERAWTLNKFDVSKRKEAVHCFQMALKGDPENKVLRCGYAIAFSKSFENKDITPRLRSEMLENLRIARELDPEHLTITVMYLQRLADSGQVEEARKLADEVIEKPLDSFGGFGLLLSFFRDYISHDSSIDLARRTLERQPDSRHLKKRLAQCYKWKIFSLEEKRNPMRHILIENAVSLYEEVVTLYPKSLAVKLELSAMYKESGRVDRADKIFEDLLLEIEGMEPQDLQKFYNRYAQHLFFAKHDASRSIDFHKKAVEIMLPTGLRDSSIRVLLSNVHNGGDRAKEIVNFLDDFMNGLDRAGAASQF from the exons ATGTCTTTCTCTTGTCCAACTAAGag AATGGCTCAGAACTCCTTGAAAATTAAGCTGCAGGGTTTGGAATGCCACTTCACCTGGAAGTTGGACGACAGCAGATCTAAACTGGAAAGTCTCAGAGAAACCCTGATAGATATCATCAGCAGCGAGGGGGTTCATTGTTCCTGGACGGGTCATCTGTACAACCTCCTGGCTTACCTACACCACGCTTTGGGCTCCACAGAGGACGCTCTTCAATGCCTGAAGAAGGCTGAAGAGGCCATTCGCCTAAACAGCCCAGACGACGTGGAGCTAAGTCTGGTGGTCCACTATGGGAACCTGGCTTGGGTGCACTATCACCAAGGGGAGCTGACAGAGAGCCAGACCTATGTGGAGAAGGTGGGGAGACTACTGAGGGACAACCCCTCGCCCTGCCCAGTTGTAGTGTGGGGAGAAAGGGCCTGGACTTTGAATAAGTTTGATGTAAGCAAGAGGAAGGAAGCGGTACATTGCTTCCAGATGGCCTTAAAGGGGGACCCTGAGAACAAGGTGCTGCGATGCGGTTACGCCATAGCATTTAGTAAATCTTTTGAAAATAAAGACATTACCCCGAGGCTGCGATCTGAGATGTTGGAGAACCTACGGATTGCTAGAGAATTGGATCCAGAACATTTGACCATTACAGTGATGTACCTGCAGAGGCTTGCAGATAGCGGCCAGGTTGAGGAAGCACGTAAACTTGCAGATGAAGTGATAGAGAAGCCTTTGGACAGCTTTGGTGGATTTGGACTCTTACTATCATTTTTCAGAGATTACATTTCTCATGATTCAAGCATTGACCTGGCAAGAAGGACCCTGGAGAGACAACCTGATTCACGCCACCTGAAAAAGCGTCTTGCGCAGTGTTACAAATGGAAGATTTTCTCTCTGGAAGAGAAAAGGAACCCAATGAGGCATATTCTGATTGAAAATGCAGTCAGCCTTTATGAAGAGGTGGTCACACTCTACCCAAAATCCCTTGCAGTTAAACTGGAACTGTCTGCCATGTACAAAGAATCTGGCAGAGTTGATAGAGCAGATAAGATTTTCGAGGACCTGCTTCTTGAAATAGAAGGAATGGAACCACAGGATTTACAAAAATTCTACAACAGGTATGCCCAACATCTGTTTTTTGCCAAACACGATGCTTCCAGGTCAATTGATTTCCACAAGAAGGCAGTAGAGATTATGCTACCCACTGGCCTACGTGACAGCAGTATTCGTGTTTTGTTGTCAAATGTCCATAATGGAGGTGACAGAGCGAAGGAAATTGTGAACTTTCTGGATGACTTTATGAATGGACTTGATAGAGCAGGTGCTGCCAGCCAGTTCTAG
- the LOC124040765 gene encoding cholesterol 25-hydroxylase-like protein, translating into MEPSLESSSPFLLQTLWDKIRAQEDFLRSPLFPVLFSMTLYLSCCLPYLCLDTLSSRVALVHRYKIQSQSRVTWAMAWSCLATSLHTHAVFIFPLSVLHWYWRPVVLPAQAPGSLRVAWDVLACLLLFDLQYFVWHVLHHKVPWLYRTFHKVHHRYTATFALTTEHSGIWETLSLGLFAAVNPNLLGCHPLTKMFFFTLNIWLSVEDHSGYDLPWAPHRLVPFGLYGGSPHHDLHHLKFMVNYAPYFTHWDRLFGSLLHTDKPDTFDVDVLDASKICDTASSGVTDVSHAPVYETTQSCVKDYEVQFRGK; encoded by the coding sequence ATGGAGCCCTCACTGgagtcctcctctcctttcctgctaCAGACTTTATGGGACAAGATAAGAGCACAAGAAGACTTTCTCCGCTCTCCCTTGTTCCCTGTCCTGTTCTCCATGACACTCTATCTGAGCTGCTGCCTGCCTTACCTGTGCCTGGACACCCTGTCCTCCAGAGTAGCCCTGGTGCACCGCTACAAGATTCAGTCACAGAGCAGGGTGACCTGGGCAATGGCATGGAGCTGCCTGGCTACCTCCCTGCACACCCACGCTgtgttcattttccccctcagTGTTCTGCACTGGTACTGGAGACCAGTGGTCCTCCCTGCCCAAGCCCCTGGGTCTCTTCGTGTGGCCTGGGACGTGTTagcctgtctccttctctttgaCCTGCAGTACTTTGTGTGGCACGTGCTGCACCACAAGGTGCCCTGGCTCTACCGGACTTTCCATAAGGTGCACCACCGCTACACAGCCACCTTCGCCCTGACCACAGAGCACTCTGGGATCTGGGAGACCCTGAGTCTGGGCTTATTTGCTGCAGTGAACCCTAACCTGCTGGGCTGCCACCCGCTCACCAAGATGTTCTTCTTCACCCTGAACATCTGGCTGTCTGTGGAGGACCACTCAGGTTATGACCTGCCCTGGGCCCCTCACAGACTGGTACCCTTTGGGCTCTATGGCGGATCTCCACACCACGACCTCCACCATCTCAAGTTCATGGTCAACTACGCACCCTACTTCACACACTGGGACAGGCTGTTCGGCTCGCTGCTGCATACAGACAAACCAGACACGTTTGATGTAGATGTGTTAGATGCTTCAAAAATATGTGATACAGCATCAAGTGGTGTGACTGATGTAAGCCACGCACCAGTGTATGAGACTACACAAAGCTGTGTGAAAGACTATGAGGTACAGTTCAGAGGAAAATGA